Proteins encoded within one genomic window of Crocosphaera sp. UHCC 0190:
- a CDS encoding DUF2470 domain-containing protein, translating into MSESITPAISDRICKHMNEDHTDAIILYAKVFGNTPDTETAKMDSIDPEGMNLSVEVKGETIPVRVTFDHLLKDAEDAHHTLIDMIKQARISKH; encoded by the coding sequence ATGTCTGAATCAATTACCCCTGCTATTAGCGATCGCATTTGTAAACACATGAATGAAGATCACACCGATGCCATTATTTTGTATGCCAAAGTCTTCGGAAATACCCCAGACACCGAAACAGCAAAAATGGACTCAATTGATCCTGAAGGAATGAATTTATCTGTAGAAGTTAAGGGAGAAACGATTCCAGTTAGAGTGACATTTGATCATTTGTTAAAGGATGCAGAAGATGCTCATCATACTTTAATTGATATGATCAAACAGGCACGGATTTCTAAACATTAA
- a CDS encoding quinone-dependent dihydroorotate dehydrogenase: MFNFAQPVYPLILAAAKNNPENAHQQLLKTLNYLDSNRHTFWGQWVLSQMESSFCFHDLRLQQTLWGLNFNNPVGLAAGCDKDGIAAGIWSHLGFGFAEIGAVTLHSQPGNPLPRLFRLPLDKAALNRLGANNQGAEIIAQTLQNTWQRQPRQIPIGINLCKSKITPLEAAAEDYVGSFCYLENWADYFVVNVSSPNTPGLRSLQEGEQLNLILDALQQANKQHKPLFVKISPDLTWEGITIIINLAKTYQLAGIIATNTTIKREGLKTNILEKTGNLIEQEAGGISGQPIRQRSTEVIRFIYEQTQGKLPIIGVGGIFNTDDAWEKITAGASLLQLYTGWIYQGPWMIPQINKELITKLEKHGFSQISEAVGTSVIKIG; the protein is encoded by the coding sequence ATGTTTAACTTCGCTCAACCTGTTTATCCCTTAATTCTCGCTGCTGCTAAAAACAACCCAGAAAACGCCCATCAGCAACTTCTAAAAACCCTCAACTATCTTGATAGCAACCGTCACACTTTTTGGGGACAATGGGTACTCTCTCAGATGGAGAGTTCTTTCTGTTTCCATGATCTCCGTCTTCAACAAACATTATGGGGGTTAAACTTTAATAACCCCGTCGGGTTGGCCGCAGGATGTGATAAAGATGGAATTGCCGCAGGTATCTGGAGTCATTTAGGCTTTGGATTTGCAGAAATTGGGGCTGTAACCCTCCATTCTCAACCAGGAAACCCGCTACCTCGTTTATTTCGTTTACCCCTGGATAAAGCCGCTTTAAACCGCTTAGGGGCCAATAATCAAGGGGCAGAAATTATCGCCCAAACTTTACAAAATACCTGGCAACGTCAACCCCGTCAAATTCCTATTGGCATTAATTTATGTAAGTCAAAAATTACGCCTTTAGAGGCAGCAGCAGAGGATTATGTAGGGAGTTTTTGTTATCTTGAAAACTGGGCAGATTATTTTGTGGTTAATGTGAGTTCTCCCAATACTCCTGGACTGCGATCGCTACAAGAAGGGGAACAATTAAACCTTATTTTAGACGCATTACAACAAGCAAATAAACAACATAAACCCCTCTTTGTTAAGATTTCTCCTGACTTAACTTGGGAAGGGATTACCATTATTATTAACTTAGCTAAAACCTACCAATTAGCGGGAATTATTGCGACTAATACCACCATAAAACGGGAAGGGTTAAAGACAAATATTCTTGAAAAAACAGGCAATTTAATTGAGCAAGAAGCGGGGGGAATTAGTGGCCAACCTATTCGCCAACGTTCCACTGAGGTGATTCGATTTATTTATGAACAAACTCAAGGAAAATTGCCTATTATTGGGGTTGGGGGAATTTTTAATACTGACGATGCTTGGGAAAAAATTACCGCAGGAGCCAGTTTATTACAATTATATACAGGTTGGATTTATCAAGGGCCTTGGATGATTCCACAAATTAATAAAGAGTTAATTACTAAGTTAGAAAAACACGGATTTTCCCAGATTTCAGAAGCCGTTGGCACTTCGGTTATTAAAATAGGTTAA
- a CDS encoding Ig-like domain-containing protein gives MENKPNKKAWHQKLKQFDWIVLGCIIVLSLLLGSLLVRGEQVPLQVSYFSWEGKKVGVQDRTFNLKFNRPVNQDSVEKNLTIDPPLPGRITWQGKTLIYTLNDPPIYGTNYQIKLQNAQRSYDENTIEPFVSLFTTRDRVLAYIGIEKEERGRLILYNITDINQPKKTILTPRDLVVTNFKIYPNSEQIIFSAFEPSLRTQGITKQELYAVTTGFNISPSINPSQRAGRLKRILDANDYQNLSFDLSKNGKTIIVWRINNKNQADSSLWIIPEEEKPRSLGIPGSNFVISPDGKRLAVAQQGGIRIVPLGSDAGSSQILSNYEKTLGFSQNGEKLLLVKDNVDYTRSLVLINKDGEKQELLRTPYPIIDCEFEPREKQNIYCLKTDLIQGENGQYHEEPFLSVVNLKTKTDLPLLALPNYRDVVLSMSPDGVALLFDQVVTTVPQSEYDLLTSEKQAIADGQLWLLPLPELEGAKKSIKIQPQELTTGFKPQWLP, from the coding sequence ATGGAAAATAAACCGAACAAAAAAGCCTGGCACCAAAAATTAAAACAATTTGATTGGATAGTATTAGGATGTATTATTGTCCTTAGTTTGCTCTTAGGTAGTTTGTTAGTAAGGGGTGAACAAGTTCCTTTACAAGTCAGTTATTTTAGTTGGGAAGGGAAAAAAGTAGGGGTACAGGATAGAACCTTTAATCTCAAATTTAATCGTCCCGTAAATCAGGATAGTGTTGAAAAGAATTTAACCATTGATCCCCCCCTTCCTGGAAGAATTACCTGGCAAGGAAAAACCCTAATTTACACTTTAAATGATCCCCCAATTTACGGAACAAACTATCAAATTAAGCTGCAAAATGCTCAAAGAAGCTATGACGAAAACACCATAGAACCTTTTGTGAGTTTGTTTACTACCCGTGATCGGGTTTTAGCTTATATTGGCATTGAAAAAGAAGAAAGAGGTCGCTTAATTCTGTATAATATTACCGATATTAATCAACCCAAAAAGACCATTTTAACGCCCCGTGATTTAGTGGTGACAAACTTTAAAATTTACCCTAATAGTGAGCAAATTATTTTTAGTGCATTTGAACCTAGTCTTCGGACTCAAGGAATTACTAAACAAGAACTTTATGCAGTCACCACTGGGTTTAATATTTCTCCCTCAATAAACCCTTCTCAAAGAGCAGGAAGACTTAAACGAATTTTAGACGCAAACGATTATCAGAATCTCAGTTTTGACCTTTCAAAAAATGGGAAAACTATCATTGTTTGGCGGATTAATAATAAAAATCAGGCTGACTCTAGTTTATGGATAATTCCTGAAGAAGAAAAACCTAGATCCCTAGGAATTCCTGGATCAAATTTTGTTATTTCTCCTGATGGTAAACGTTTAGCTGTCGCACAACAAGGAGGAATCAGAATTGTCCCTTTAGGATCTGATGCTGGTTCTTCTCAAATTTTATCAAACTATGAAAAAACTTTGGGATTTTCTCAAAATGGAGAGAAACTTTTACTGGTAAAAGACAATGTTGATTACACTCGTTCTTTAGTTTTGATCAATAAAGATGGAGAAAAACAAGAACTCTTGAGAACCCCTTATCCCATTATTGATTGTGAGTTTGAACCGAGGGAAAAACAAAATATTTATTGCTTGAAAACTGACCTAATACAAGGGGAAAATGGACAGTATCACGAAGAACCTTTTCTGTCAGTTGTTAACTTAAAAACCAAGACAGATTTGCCTTTATTAGCTTTACCAAATTATCGAGATGTCGTCTTGAGTATGTCCCCTGATGGAGTTGCCTTATTGTTCGATCAAGTAGTAACAACTGTCCCCCAATCTGAGTATGATTTATTAACATCTGAAAAGCAAGCGATCGCCGATGGACAACTCTGGTTACTTCCCCTACCTGAATTAGAAGGAGCGAAAAAATCGATTAAAATTCAACCCCAAGAATTGACCACAGGATTTAAACCTCAATGGCTACCCTAA
- a CDS encoding glycerol-3-phosphate acyltransferase: protein MTSIWGSLVIFFFCPLLGGLPIIEWLTYIFTGQKLSQLGTGNVSVSAAFYHGGTFVGILAALSEAGKGIIAILLARYFFPVQPIWELMALIALIMGRYWMGKGAGTTNLFWGMIAHDWQATFLTALIGGGSFTIFRDRSTGRLVALFLLAFILTLRHPNDSGYIAMAWSLSGLMAWIFSKIPDDLELPETGVKTSSRKMFKFFRGEKAIVSLNHQLEATKVGQKAATLSSLKGLGYQVPDGWIFLPGDDPQLLIDYLDPSPIHPLVVRSSAIGEDSETASAAGQYLTILNVTNQAELQAALLDCLASYNHPHAIKYRRDQGQSDQGMAVLIQNQVKGLFSGVAFSRDPVNPLSNFVVIEALPGEANQVVSGKITPKQYQVEVYHNNETDAIKINKLEAQNTGDVPPQLIEKVAILARDLEALYHGIPQDIEWSYDGEQLWLLQTRTITNLRPIWTRKIASEVIPGVIHPLTWSINRPLTCGVWGDIFTLVLAKQSQGLDFDETATLHYQRAYFNATLLGDIFQRMGLPPESLEFLTRGAKMSKPSLISTLISLPGLLRLLRKEGKLEKDFKKDNKTLFKPHLDKLYNQSLPDLSPQDLLKRIESILLLLKSATYYSILAPLSLALRQNLLKVPPETLDNQETPEIASLQALEKLAFQTKALINGRIIDNCDALFEEISHHPQGQKIILEFNSILAKYGYLSDVATDIAVPCWQDNPQSVKLLFTQLVLKDKPVEINSKQITKNWTTKQVQKRLNLKGKVTEIYSQLLAQLRWSFLSLADFLIKQGIISQTQDIFFLTYDEIFEIISHQNVALESNISAQIKRRKAEFSQNQNLVTIPYIVYGNITPTLNQFEPSLSIINQQIKGIGASFGQAEGWIKICRNFQTLAEIPPNTIIVVPYADSGWGPLLARASGIIAEVGGSLSHGAIVAREYGIPAIMDVHHATELLRDGQRVRIDGQQGIIELLES, encoded by the coding sequence TTATTTTTTTCTTTTGTCCTCTCCTTGGGGGACTGCCTATTATTGAGTGGTTAACTTATATTTTTACTGGACAAAAATTGTCGCAACTAGGAACAGGAAATGTCTCAGTTTCTGCTGCTTTTTATCATGGGGGAACCTTTGTTGGAATTTTAGCGGCTTTATCAGAAGCAGGAAAAGGAATTATTGCTATTTTATTAGCCCGTTATTTTTTTCCCGTGCAACCAATATGGGAATTAATGGCATTAATTGCCCTAATTATGGGACGATATTGGATGGGAAAAGGTGCCGGAACCACTAATTTATTTTGGGGCATGATAGCCCATGATTGGCAAGCAACCTTTTTAACTGCATTAATAGGTGGGGGCAGTTTTACTATTTTTCGTGATCGTAGCACAGGCCGTTTAGTGGCATTATTCTTATTAGCTTTTATCCTAACATTGAGACATCCTAATGATTCAGGATATATTGCTATGGCTTGGAGTTTATCAGGGTTAATGGCTTGGATTTTTAGCAAAATTCCTGATGATTTAGAGTTACCAGAAACAGGGGTTAAAACTTCTTCTAGAAAAATGTTTAAATTCTTCCGAGGCGAGAAAGCGATTGTTTCCTTAAATCATCAATTAGAGGCGACAAAAGTTGGGCAAAAAGCAGCGACTTTATCCTCTCTTAAGGGTTTAGGGTATCAAGTTCCTGATGGTTGGATCTTCCTTCCTGGTGATGATCCACAGCTTTTAATAGATTACCTTGATCCGAGTCCCATTCACCCCCTTGTGGTGCGATCTTCTGCTATTGGAGAAGATAGTGAAACTGCTTCAGCAGCAGGGCAATATTTGACAATTTTAAATGTTACAAATCAAGCTGAATTACAAGCTGCTCTTTTAGATTGTTTGGCATCTTATAATCATCCTCATGCCATTAAATATCGTCGAGATCAAGGACAAAGCGATCAAGGTATGGCTGTCTTAATTCAAAACCAAGTTAAAGGGCTATTTTCTGGGGTTGCTTTTAGTCGAGATCCGGTTAATCCTCTTAGTAATTTTGTTGTTATAGAAGCTTTGCCAGGAGAAGCTAATCAGGTTGTATCAGGAAAAATTACACCTAAACAATATCAAGTCGAAGTTTACCATAACAACGAAACTGATGCAATTAAAATCAACAAGTTAGAAGCTCAAAATACAGGAGATGTTCCACCACAACTAATTGAAAAAGTGGCAATTTTGGCGAGAGATTTAGAAGCCTTATATCATGGAATTCCTCAAGATATAGAATGGAGTTATGATGGGGAGCAATTATGGTTATTACAAACCCGAACAATTACCAATTTACGACCAATTTGGACGCGGAAAATTGCCTCAGAAGTAATTCCAGGGGTAATTCATCCTCTCACTTGGTCAATTAATAGACCCTTGACTTGTGGGGTTTGGGGGGATATTTTTACTCTAGTTTTAGCTAAACAATCTCAAGGTTTAGACTTCGACGAAACAGCGACTTTACATTATCAAAGAGCTTATTTTAACGCAACCCTATTAGGAGATATTTTTCAACGAATGGGCCTACCTCCAGAAAGTTTAGAATTTCTCACTAGAGGGGCAAAAATGAGTAAGCCCTCTTTAATTTCTACTCTCATTAGTTTACCTGGTTTATTACGTTTATTGAGGAAAGAAGGCAAGTTAGAAAAAGACTTTAAAAAGGACAATAAAACATTATTTAAGCCTCATCTGGATAAATTATATAATCAATCGCTGCCTGATTTATCTCCCCAAGATTTATTAAAGCGAATTGAAAGCATTTTATTATTGCTAAAATCAGCCACTTATTATAGTATTTTAGCTCCCTTAAGTTTAGCTTTACGACAAAATTTATTAAAAGTTCCTCCTGAAACCCTAGATAACCAAGAAACTCCAGAAATTGCTTCTTTACAAGCCTTAGAAAAGTTAGCTTTTCAGACGAAAGCTTTAATTAATGGTCGTATAATTGATAATTGTGATGCTTTATTTGAGGAAATTAGTCATCATCCTCAAGGACAAAAAATAATCCTAGAATTTAATTCTATTTTAGCAAAATATGGTTATCTAAGTGATGTGGCTACGGATATTGCTGTTCCTTGTTGGCAAGATAATCCTCAAAGTGTTAAACTATTATTTACTCAGTTGGTTTTAAAGGATAAACCTGTAGAAATTAATAGCAAACAAATTACTAAAAACTGGACAACTAAACAGGTTCAAAAAAGATTAAATCTCAAAGGAAAAGTTACGGAAATTTATTCTCAATTACTCGCTCAATTACGTTGGAGTTTTCTTAGTTTAGCTGATTTCTTAATTAAACAAGGCATAATCTCACAAACTCAAGACATCTTTTTCTTAACCTATGATGAAATTTTTGAAATTATTTCCCATCAAAATGTAGCCTTAGAGTCAAATATTTCGGCACAAATAAAGCGACGAAAAGCAGAATTCAGCCAAAACCAAAACCTTGTCACAATTCCCTATATTGTCTATGGTAATATCACCCCAACTCTTAATCAATTTGAGCCTTCATTATCAATAATTAATCAACAAATAAAAGGAATTGGGGCCAGTTTTGGTCAAGCGGAAGGTTGGATTAAAATTTGTAGAAATTTCCAAACTTTGGCAGAAATCCCCCCAAATACAATCATTGTTGTTCCCTATGCTGATTCAGGATGGGGCCCCTTATTAGCCCGTGCTAGTGGTATCATAGCAGAAGTAGGGGGTTCCTTGTCTCATGGGGCAATTGTTGCCAGAGAATATGGAATTCCAGCAATTATGGATGTTCACCATGCGACTGAATTATTGAGAGATGGCCAACGAGTAAGAATTGATGGACAGCAAGGAATTATTGAACTTTTAGAAAGTTAA
- a CDS encoding cobalt-precorrin-6A reductase — MAKKSGKIWLIGGTGDSVNIASAIASHKFSCLVTVTTPTAQNLYPISPQITVKVAKLEAGEIKQLCHEENIKGIIDASHPFAVNISQKVLEFSQNNSIPYLRYERPSLNYHSEMIELDNFETLIKGNYLLNKRVLLTIGCKALPRFKQWHDRTVLYARILPKIDSLDMALKAGFSNNRVIALRPPITLELEKALWQQWNINLVVTKASGRQGGEDIKATVAKELGIPLIVIKRPQLNYPQQTEQLSDIIEFCYQYC; from the coding sequence ATGGCGAAAAAATCTGGGAAAATTTGGTTAATTGGGGGGACAGGAGACAGCGTAAATATTGCATCGGCGATCGCCTCCCATAAGTTTTCTTGCCTTGTTACAGTCACCACCCCTACGGCTCAAAATCTTTACCCGATAAGTCCCCAAATAACCGTCAAAGTTGCTAAATTAGAGGCAGGAGAAATCAAACAATTATGCCATGAAGAAAATATTAAAGGAATTATTGATGCGTCTCATCCTTTCGCCGTGAATATTTCTCAAAAAGTTCTAGAATTTTCTCAAAACAACTCTATCCCTTATTTGCGCTATGAAAGGCCTAGTTTAAATTACCATTCTGAGATGATTGAATTAGATAATTTTGAGACTCTCATTAAGGGTAATTATTTGTTAAATAAACGAGTTTTACTAACCATAGGATGTAAAGCTTTACCTCGATTTAAACAATGGCATGATCGGACTGTTTTATATGCTCGTATTCTCCCTAAAATTGACTCCTTAGATATGGCATTAAAAGCGGGATTTAGTAACAATAGAGTGATAGCTTTACGTCCTCCTATTACCCTAGAATTAGAAAAAGCATTATGGCAACAATGGAACATTAACTTAGTAGTAACAAAAGCATCAGGAAGACAGGGAGGAGAAGACATTAAAGCAACAGTTGCTAAAGAATTAGGCATTCCTTTAATTGTGATTAAACGACCCCAATTAAATTATCCTCAACAAACAGAGCAATTATCTGATATTATTGAATTTTGTTATCAATATTGTTAG
- a CDS encoding killer suppression protein → MDIVFQDPKLEKECNNQKLLQRKHGQDRAKRIRRRLDDLKAASTLEDMRNIPGRCHELTNNRAGQLSLDLDHPYPLIFEPANNPIPRKPDWGLDWTKITTIRIIGVENTHE, encoded by the coding sequence ATGGATATAGTTTTTCAAGATCCCAAGTTAGAGAAGGAATGTAACAATCAAAAACTCTTACAGCGAAAGCATGGTCAAGATCGAGCAAAACGCATTAGGAGAAGACTTGATGACTTAAAAGCAGCATCTACCCTTGAAGATATGCGAAATATCCCAGGACGCTGCCATGAGCTAACAAATAATCGTGCTGGTCAGTTATCTTTAGATTTAGACCACCCTTATCCATTGATATTTGAACCCGCAAATAATCCTATTCCCAGAAAACCTGATTGGGGACTTGATTGGACAAAGATAACGACAATTAGAATTATTGGTGTAGAAAATACCCATGAGTAA
- a CDS encoding HigA family addiction module antitoxin — translation MSNVLENRYKPDYVSPPGETIEDILEERGMTQSELAERMGRPKKTINEIIKGKAAITPETALQLELVLNIPATFWNNREQQYRDYLARKDENERLKGQIKGLKKIPYKAMIKLGWISEFQDEIEQLREIFNFFAVTSFEQWQGIWEKSLSVDFRKSETFDIDDSALTAWLRKGQIEAAKINCAEYDANKFREILQEIRLLTIESPNIFKPKIQSLCAEAGVTFILVPQLPKTRVSGAAYWLNPNKPLIQLSLRYKTNDHFWFNFFHEAGHILLHGKRDVFLETFEQQEFEKQELARQKKEEEANKFACNTLIPPNEWKDFLVSFSKTEDYIINFGNKLRISPGIILGRLQHEKVLKYTYFNDLKQQLNWDVIN, via the coding sequence ATGAGTAACGTCCTAGAAAATAGATATAAACCTGACTATGTTTCTCCCCCTGGTGAAACAATTGAAGATATTTTAGAAGAAAGAGGAATGACTCAATCAGAACTTGCTGAACGAATGGGTCGCCCTAAAAAAACTATTAATGAAATCATTAAAGGTAAGGCTGCTATTACCCCAGAAACCGCCTTACAATTGGAATTAGTTCTCAATATTCCTGCGACTTTTTGGAATAATAGAGAACAGCAATATCGAGATTATTTAGCTAGAAAGGACGAAAATGAAAGGTTGAAAGGGCAAATTAAAGGGCTAAAAAAAATTCCTTACAAAGCTATGATTAAACTCGGTTGGATAAGCGAATTTCAGGATGAGATTGAGCAATTAAGGGAAATTTTTAATTTTTTTGCTGTCACTTCTTTTGAACAATGGCAAGGAATTTGGGAGAAAAGTTTATCTGTAGATTTTAGAAAATCTGAAACATTTGACATTGACGATTCTGCATTAACGGCTTGGTTACGCAAAGGACAAATTGAAGCGGCTAAAATTAATTGTGCTGAATATGACGCTAATAAATTCAGAGAAATACTGCAAGAAATAAGATTATTAACGATTGAATCTCCCAACATATTTAAACCAAAAATACAATCATTATGTGCTGAAGCTGGTGTTACTTTCATTTTAGTGCCTCAACTGCCAAAAACACGGGTTAGTGGTGCTGCTTATTGGTTAAATCCTAATAAACCTTTAATTCAATTAAGTTTACGTTACAAAACTAATGATCATTTTTGGTTTAATTTTTTTCATGAGGCTGGACATATTCTTTTACATGGGAAGCGAGATGTATTTCTTGAAACCTTTGAACAACAAGAATTTGAAAAACAAGAGTTAGCAAGACAAAAAAAAGAAGAAGAAGCTAATAAATTTGCCTGTAACACTCTAATTCCGCCAAATGAATGGAAAGATTTTTTAGTTTCTTTTTCAAAAACGGAGGATTATATTATTAATTTTGGCAACAAGTTAAGAATTTCTCCTGGAATTATTTTAGGTAGACTACAGCATGAAAAAGTTTTGAAATACACCTATTTTAATGACTTGAAACAACAACTAAATTGGGATGTGATTAATTAG
- a CDS encoding glutathione S-transferase family protein: MLKLYGGKISRATIVQWYLEELGIPYEFVLLDMQAGEHRQPEFLAINPMGKVPAIVDGDFTLWESGAILLYLAEKYGKLPQSIEEKSIVYQWVLFANSSLATGLFVEANRERETPKLLSALEQFLANNSYLMNNEFTVVDVAVGSVLTFAQFMLKMNFNEYPAVAEYVKRMMERPVFAKVMGQPNPTN, translated from the coding sequence ATGTTAAAACTTTATGGTGGGAAAATTTCACGAGCAACAATTGTTCAATGGTATTTGGAAGAATTAGGAATTCCTTATGAATTTGTTCTCTTAGATATGCAAGCAGGAGAACATCGTCAACCAGAATTTTTAGCCATTAATCCTATGGGCAAAGTTCCGGCCATTGTCGATGGGGATTTTACCCTGTGGGAGTCTGGGGCAATTTTACTTTATCTAGCCGAAAAATACGGTAAATTACCCCAATCTATCGAAGAAAAAAGTATTGTTTATCAATGGGTATTATTTGCCAATTCTTCTTTAGCAACTGGGTTATTTGTGGAAGCAAACAGAGAAAGAGAAACTCCTAAATTATTATCAGCTTTAGAGCAATTTTTAGCTAATAATTCCTACTTAATGAACAATGAATTTACCGTTGTTGATGTTGCTGTGGGGTCAGTTCTTACCTTTGCTCAATTTATGTTAAAGATGAACTTTAATGAATATCCTGCTGTGGCAGAATATGTTAAGCGAATGATGGAACGTCCCGTCTTTGCAAAGGTAATGGGACAGCCAAACCCCACAAATTAA
- a CDS encoding dynamin family protein — MNKTNVVYKELEKFQVYRQQIEDLFHQITLILKDCCENEFLSFEQIKELETISQFLNSEAFRVAVVGEYSKGKSTLLNALLGEKIQPVRTIPCTGTISVLKYGTQKRVTCVYKNGKQEEISLEQYQEKASIDKDIAKGRFSEGLKKNPIKEIIFEHPNLELCKNGVTILDSPGLNEHPERTAVTKQLLEDIDAIIFLTNSSDSLKQTEIELIQELKISLNGGISDQPASNLFLVVNKWDLLDDEEEQERQDVKERIELICLGETALISGENRIHFLSAQKVLKAIIEQSDSQHLDNFQYFTQSLETFLAKDRGLLKFQKVPNQIHNLVEVSIKQLGQTDQDFEEKLKSSEAEKQKMIEQIGQISGCHGRINKLASETSKQIKEKLHEALDNWGKENLKDRLTDKVIHWSSSHSLEKEQEAVIKDYQQQFSEDLKCEITKFEKDKLIPLIKENCLILDQQLKLEFEKIKRGIDGIEQQIKSDLTNELNTILESIEIEFILGEEIRISAGLSGACVVGLLLLETLLPMFVIILTPVILGFVIDGLSRKHDKNKEIKLKNKVFEQGWKSFRKSLDPMKKKLDEIVFSTIDKRVEKADSIITEFISLYENMLEAQEKLYQETIEKRQTNKTMITQKSQELQQFSKQIEQLVNDF, encoded by the coding sequence ATGAATAAAACGAACGTAGTTTATAAAGAATTAGAAAAGTTTCAAGTTTATCGGCAACAAATTGAAGACCTATTTCATCAGATTACTCTCATTCTCAAAGATTGTTGCGAAAATGAGTTTCTTAGTTTTGAGCAGATTAAAGAGCTAGAAACAATTTCTCAATTCCTAAATTCGGAGGCGTTTCGAGTGGCTGTTGTCGGGGAGTATAGCAAAGGGAAATCAACTTTATTAAATGCCTTACTAGGAGAAAAAATTCAACCTGTTAGAACAATTCCTTGTACTGGAACTATAAGTGTTCTCAAATATGGTACACAAAAGCGAGTAACTTGTGTGTATAAAAATGGCAAACAAGAAGAAATTTCCTTAGAACAGTATCAAGAAAAAGCATCTATTGATAAAGATATAGCTAAAGGCAGGTTCAGCGAAGGACTGAAGAAAAATCCAATTAAGGAAATTATTTTTGAGCATCCCAATTTAGAATTATGTAAGAATGGAGTAACCATTCTTGATTCTCCAGGGTTAAATGAACATCCTGAGCGTACTGCTGTTACGAAACAACTGCTTGAAGATATCGATGCTATTATTTTTTTAACAAATTCTTCTGACAGCTTAAAACAAACAGAAATAGAACTGATTCAAGAATTAAAAATATCTCTCAATGGAGGAATTTCAGATCAACCTGCTAGTAATCTTTTTCTTGTTGTTAATAAATGGGATCTTTTGGATGATGAAGAAGAACAAGAACGTCAAGACGTTAAAGAACGAATTGAACTGATTTGTTTGGGAGAAACTGCTCTAATCTCTGGTGAAAACAGAATTCATTTTTTATCTGCTCAAAAAGTTCTAAAGGCAATTATTGAACAATCTGATAGCCAACATTTAGATAATTTTCAATATTTTACCCAGTCTCTTGAGACTTTCCTGGCTAAAGATAGGGGTTTACTAAAATTTCAGAAAGTTCCTAATCAAATACATAATTTAGTTGAAGTTAGTATAAAACAATTGGGACAAACAGACCAAGACTTTGAAGAAAAGTTAAAAAGCTCTGAAGCTGAAAAGCAAAAAATGATAGAACAAATAGGTCAAATAAGTGGTTGTCATGGACGAATTAACAAACTTGCTTCTGAAACTTCCAAACAAATCAAAGAGAAGCTTCACGAAGCCTTAGACAATTGGGGAAAAGAAAACTTAAAAGATAGATTGACTGATAAAGTTATTCATTGGTCTTCTTCACATTCATTAGAAAAGGAACAAGAAGCTGTTATTAAAGATTATCAACAGCAATTTTCTGAAGATTTAAAATGTGAAATAACTAAGTTTGAAAAAGACAAATTAATTCCTCTAATTAAAGAGAATTGTCTCATTCTAGATCAACAGTTAAAGCTAGAGTTTGAAAAGATAAAAAGAGGTATAGATGGAATAGAGCAGCAGATAAAAAGTGATCTAACTAACGAACTTAATACAATTCTTGAGTCTATAGAAATAGAGTTTATTTTAGGAGAAGAAATAAGAATAAGTGCTGGTTTATCAGGTGCGTGTGTAGTAGGTTTATTACTACTAGAAACTCTATTGCCTATGTTTGTTATTATTTTAACTCCAGTAATTTTAGGTTTTGTGATAGATGGTTTAAGTAGAAAACATGATAAAAACAAGGAAATAAAACTTAAAAACAAAGTTTTTGAGCAAGGGTGGAAGTCTTTTAGAAAATCCCTAGACCCTATGAAAAAGAAACTTGATGAGATAGTGTTCTCAACTATTGATAAGCGAGTGGAAAAAGCAGATAGCATTATCACAGAATTCATATCTCTTTATGAAAATATGTTAGAGGCACAAGAAAAACTCTATCAAGAAACCATAGAAAAACGTCAAACCAACAAAACTATGATTACTCAAAAATCTCAAGAACTACAACAATTTAGCAAGCAAATCGAGCAGCTTGTAAATGATTTCTAA